DNA from Sphingomonas sp. R1:
GCCATCGCGCGCCTGCAGGATCTCCAGCACCCGTCGGCCGATCCGCACCGCCGCTTCCTCGGGCGCTTCGCGCGGCCGCACCGGCAGCGTGGCGGGATCGAAGATCAGGATCGGGTCGATATCGGAAGAATAGTTGAGCTCCCGGCTCCCCTGCTTGCCCAGCGCGATCGCGGCGAACCCGCCCGGCGCGGCATCCGGCGTACGCTCGCGGATGGCGGCGTGGATCGCGCGATCCAGCGCGGCATCGGCGAAATCGCTGAGCAATTGGGTCGTGCGCGTGAAATCGAACGCGGCCGAAAGGTCGCCGATCGCTGCGATCAACGCCAATCGCCGGCGCTGGACCCGCAGCGCCTGCGGCACCGGCATCTCTTTCGTGGGAGCGGCGGCGACCCCGATCGGGTCGGCCAGAGCCGCCGCCAGATCGGCCGCAACGTCCTGCTCGCGGCCGAGTGCCAGGCCAAGAAACGGAGAATGTTGGACAATGCGATCCAGAGTCGCGCGCAGGGAGGGGGAAGTCACGGTCGATCCTTACCGTCCAAAAACCGCACAGCTGCGGTGAACTGTGTCATGTTCAAGCAACGAATGTTGCACATGACCGTTTTGTGGCCGTGGTTCAGACGGCATCCTCCAACGCCCTCGAGGCAAGCGCAGCGACCCCTTATCGCATCGAGGGGCCGCGCGAAGGCGACGGCATCGCCCGGGCGCTGGCGAACGTATATGGGCGGGACCTGGGGCTGCCGCAGGACATGGCGGCACTTCTCGCCAAGCTGAACGACCGCGATCCTCGCTGCTATTGGTAGGCCTCACCGGCCCTGCATGTCCCGGTGCGCCGACGGCAGTCGTACGGTCAGTCCGTCCAGCGCGTCGGTGAGCAGGATCTGACAGGCCAGGCGGCTGGTGCGCACCGCGCCCATCGCGAGATCCAGCATGTCCTCCTCGTCTTCGCTGGCGCGCGGCAGCCGGTCGAAATCGGCGGGCGAGACGATGACGTGGCAGGTGGAGCAGGCCATCTGCCCCTCGCAGGTGCCCTCCAGCGGTTGGCCGGCATTTTGCGCCACTTCCAGCAGCCGGGCGCCTGGTGGCGCCTGCACTTCCTGCACCGCGCCGCCACCGGGCGCCTCGAACCGCACCCGGATCATGCCGCCACCCGCTGGGCGTCGGCAGCGGCGCAGATACGGTCGAGTGCGGTCATCAATTCCTCCTCGGTGGTCATGCGGCCGAAGCCGATACGGATGCTGGAACGCGACTGCGCGTCAGATAGCCCCAGCGCACGCAGCACATGGCTCGGGCGGCCCGAGCCACTTGCGCAGGCCGAGCCGGCGGAAAAGGCGATGTCGCGCAAATCCGCCATCAGGCGCGCGACGTCGAGCCCTTCGCGGCGCAGATTGAGGTTGCCACAGTAGCGATGCACGGGCGAGCCGTTGAGGATCCAGCCCTGCCCAAGCCGCCCGGTCGCCGATGCCCAAAGTCGACGGACATGCGCGGCGTCTTCCTCCGATCGCATTGCGGCGACCTTGGCCGCCGCGCCGAACCCGGCACACAGCGCGGGCGACAGGGTGCCCGACCGCCCCGGCGCTTCCTGCCCGCCGCCATGCAGCAGCGGCGCCAGCGGCACGCCGTCCCGCACCCACAGCGCCCCGATCCCCTTGGGTCCATGGATCTTGTGCGCGGAGATCGCCACGAGGTCACACGTCGCCGGGATCGGCAGGCGGCCATAGCCCTGCACCGCGTCGCACAGGAACAGCGCGCCCGCTGCATGGGCAAGCGCGGCCAGTTCGGCGATCGGCTGGATCACGCCAATCTCGTTGTTGACCAGCATCGCGGCGACCAGCCCCGTGCCCGGCACAATCGCGGCGCGGGCGACCTCCAGATCGACCAGCCCGTCCGGCCCCACCGGCAGCAGGGTGACCGGCCGTCCGGTCGCCGCCGCCGTATCCAGCACGGCCGCATGTTCGGTGGCGAGCGTGACGATACCGCCGCTGGTGCCCTTGATCGCCCAGTTCAGCGCCTCGGTCGCTCCGCTCGTGAACGCCACTTGTCCGCCGGCCGGCAGCAGCGCCCCCACCTGCGAGCGCGCGATCTCCACTGCCGCCTTGGCTGCGCGGCCGGGCGCGTGCGGCGAATGCGGATTGGCGTGCTGCGATTCGAGCCAGGGCAGCATCGCGGCAAGCGCTTGCGGGGCGAGCGGCGTCGTCGCCTGATAGTCGAGATAGATCATGCGGCCCGCGCCCGCGCATCGGCAAAGGTTGCGCGCCACAGCTCGGCGAAGCGGTCGACATCGGCGTCGGTGGTGCTGCGCCCGAAGCTTACCCGGACGACTTCGCGCAAGGCGGGCTCGCCCCAGCCCATCGCGGTCAGCACATGGCTGGGCCGCATGCTGCCCGAGGAGCAGGCGCTGCCCGCCGATACCGCGACACCCGCCAGATCGAAGCGGATCAGTTGCGCGGCGGAGGACACGCCCGGCATCCGGTAGGCGCCGATCAGCGGGCTGCGCGGGCTCTCCGCGCCTACCACCGCGCCGCCGTCTGCGACGATCGTCGCCTCCAGCCGCGCGCGCAGCCGGGCCATCTCCGCCAGATCCTCGGGCACGGCGACCGCCGCTGCGTAGCCAAGCGCGCCCGGCAGATTCTCCGTCCCCGCACGATAGCCCTTTTCCTGCCCGCCGGTCGGCAGCAGCACGCCCAGGTCGCGAACGAGGAGCGCACCGATGCCCGGCGGGCCGCCGCGCTTGTGCGCGGAGACCGCGACCAGATCGGCGTGGCGCAGCACCTCGGCATCGGCATGCGCCGGCATCTGCGCGGCATCGACCAGCAGCAGCCCGCCCGCACCGTGCACGAGCTCGGCGATCGCCGCGATCGGCTGGCGCACGCCGGTCTCGCTGTTCGCCCATTGCACGCAAACGAGCGTCCGGCCCTGCCCGTCCAGGGCGGCGGCGAGCGCGTCGAGCCGCACGATGCCGCCCGAGGTAACCGGCAGCACCGGGGCGCCCTCGCCCAGCCGCAGCACGGCGTCATGCTCCACTGCGGTGATCAGCCGGCGATCGACAACGCTGCGACCCATCGCGATCGCCAGCGATTCGCTTGCCCCGCTGGTCAGCAGCAGCTCGTGTGCCCAGCCATAGCTCGCCGCGATCCGGCGCCGCGCATCCTCCAGCGCCGCGCGCGCCGCCCGCCCGTCGCCATGCGGCGAGGAGGGGTTCGCCCAGCGCGTCACGCCCTCCATCACCGCCGCCAGCGCCTCGGGCAGCATCGGGGTCGTCGCGGCATGATCCAGATAGAGTCGAGCGGCCAATGGCGTTCCAATTGCGTGAAGGGACCCGCTGCCTATATAGCGACCAAGTTCCTGCGCTCCACCGCGCATCTCCCTATTGAACAGGATCCGCCTTGCCCGAAGTCATTTTCCCCGGACCCGAAGGCCGCCTCGAGGGCCGTTTCGCTCCCGCGCCGCGCCCGCGCGCCCCGGTTGCGATGATCCTCCACCCGCACCCCAATGCGGGCGGCACGATGAACAACCGCATCGTCCAGGATCTCTACAAGACCTTCCAGCGCCGGGGCTTCGCCACGCTGCGCTTCAATTTCCGCGGGGTCGGCAAGAGCCAGGGCACGTTCGACAACGGCATCGGCGAGCTGTCGGATGCCGCCAGCGCACTCGACTGGGTGCAGAGCTTTCACCCTGAAGCCTCGTCCACCTGGGTCGCCGGCTTCGGCTTCGGCGCCTGGATCGGCATGCAGCTGCTGATGCGCCGCCCGGAAATCCGCGGCTTCATCTCGGTCGCGCCGCCGGCGAACATGTTCGACTTCACCTTCCTCGCACCCTGCCCCAGCTCGGGCATCATCATCCAGGGCGAGCAGGACGAGGTCGTCACCCCCGGCGCGGTGCAGAAGCTGGTCGACAAGCTGCGCACCCAGAAGCACATCACCATCCACCACGACACCATTCCGGGCGCGAACCATTTCTTCGAGCACGAGATGGAGCAGCTGATGGGTTCGGTCGACCGCTATCTCGACATGCGGCTCGACCCCAACTGCCCGATCCGCTGAGGATAATGATGGCTCAGCGCGGCGCGAACGTCGCGCTGAGCCAGCGATCGACGATTGCCGTGCCGGGATAGTCGGCCTCGCCGAGCTGGCGGTTCATCGCCACATGGCCGCGAAGGCCGCGGCCCTCCAAGCCCCGCACCTCCACCTTGGATCCTTCTGCGCGCAGGGCCGCCGCCAGCGCTTCGGACTGGCGCGTACCGTCGTCGCGCTCGACGTGGAGGATCAGGAACGACAGCACGTTCGGCCCCGCGGTATGCGCGATCGGCGACAGCGCCCGCTGCCGCGCCGGATCGCTGCCGAACGCTCTTGTATAGATCGGCCGCATGAAGCGCCCGGCCTCGGCCATCTGCGCCGGCACGTCGTACGCGGCGCCGTCGAGCAGCACCACGCCGCGCAGCTGATCGAGCATCAGGTCCTGCCCGTGCATGTACCGCGGATCGGTGCCGACCAATGCGGCGAGGTGTGCGCCGGCGCTGTGCCCCATCAGCACCATCCGGTCGGGATCGAAACCCAGTTCCTTCGCACGCGCCACCAGCCATGCGAGTGCAGTCGCCACGTCCTGCGCCTGCTGCTCGACGGTGGCACCAGGGACCAGGCGGTAGTTGATCGTTGCGAAGGCATAGCCCTTGCCCGTGAAGTGCTGGATCTTGGCCGATCCGGTCGCATTGTCCTTGCTGCCATGCTGCCAGCCGCCGCCATGGACGAACACGATCAGCGGCGGCGGCGCGCCGACACGGACCGTCGGCGGGAAATAATCGAGCGTTTGCGCGGGCAGCGCGCCATAGGCCAGGTCCCGCTTCGACGCGGGAGCGGAGGGCGCGGGCGGCTCCATCTGCTGCCGGGCAAGCACCGGCGGGCCGGCAAGAAACAGTCCGGCCATCACCCATCCGATCGCGCGCATCGCGGTTCTCCTGCTGTCGGCAGAAGATATCGCAGGGGGAACAGACAGGTCGACTCGGAAAAGGTCGCAAGATGTAACGACCGGCACAGTCCGCGCGCGCCTCTCTCGCGTAAAAGGAGCGCGCAGCATCGAGAAGGTCGCCTACACCGCCCAGATCAGCACGTTGGCAAGGATCACCAGCGCACATAGCAGCATCAGCACACCGCGCTGACGATCCCCGCGGCGGAGCACCGTCACCCCGCCCCAGCTCAGCGCCAGCACCGCCAGCACGGCGATACTCATCATCAGCGGGTAGAGACCGGACAGGGCGTTCAGGTTACCACCACCCACAGCGTCACCCCCGTCGCGACGCAGATGCAGGCGGTGCCGGCGACAAGGCGGGGATCGCCGCGATAGGCGATGCGCAGCGCGATCCAGAGGACATGGCCGAGCGCGAGGGTGCCGAGACTGGCGAGGCGGGCCACACCCGCGCCGACCGGATTACCGCGATCATTCCCTGCCCCCGATCGTCCGCGCATAATCCTCCTGGTCGACATTTCCGCCCGAAACGATCACGAGCGTTCCGGGTTCCGCCGGAACCCTGCCCGCGAGCAGCGCCGCGATTCCGGCTGCACCGCCCGGCTCCACCACCAGCCGCAACTTCGCCGCCGCCCAGCGCTGCGCTGCGCGGATCTCCATTTCGCTCACCGCCACGCCGGTTGCGCCGCGGCGGGAGAGCACGTCGAACGTAAGCGGCGAAACGCGCGGAGTCTGCAGCGAATCGCACGCCGTCACCGGCGGGTTCGGCCCGACCGGCTCGATCCAGCCCGCTTCCAGGCTCCGGCGCATATCGTCCCAGCCTTCGGGTTCGACAGGGACGATCTCCGCCTCCGGCAAGGCCAGCGCGACGCCGGCTGAAAGCCCGCCGCCGCCGCACGGAACCAGCACCCGCCGCGGGGGCTCCAGTCCGGCGTCCGCCATCTGTCTAGCCGCCTCGATTCCCGCGCTTCCCTGCCCCTCGATGATCCAGGGGTCGTCGAAGCTCGGCACCAGCGCCGCGCCGCGGGCATGGGCGAGCTGTTCGGCGATCTTCTCCCGGCTTTCGGTCGCGCGATCATAGCGGACCACTTCCGCCCCCAGCGCCAGCGTCGCTTCCAGCTTTACCCTAGGCGCATCGGACGGCATGACGATCACCGCCGGAATGCCGAGCCGCTTTGCCGCCCAGGCGACGCCTTGCGCGTGATTGCCCGAGGAGAAGGCGACGACGCCCTGCCCGCGCACCCGCTCGTCCAGAGCGGTCAGCCGGTGCCAGGCACCGCGGATCTTGAACGCGCCGATCGGCTGGAGGCTTTCCGCCTTGAACGCCACCGCCACGCCGCGCACCTCCTGTACCAGCAAGGGCGTCGGCGGCAGGATCGCCGCCACCTTGGCGGCGGCGTCGCGAACCCCTGCGCGGGTGGGCTGTCGCAAAATCGTCACAGAACATCCCTCGCCGTAGAAAAACGGACCCCAGAATCACTTTACACGGGGGACCGACGCGCATATGTGCGCTCCTCCGCTGCCCCATGGGACTTCCAACCGCAAGGCAGCTTTTCGTCAATGATTGCCTCGCGGCATTTGGAGGTCCCTTGAGTTGCACAAGCATCATCGCGCGCTGGGGTTAGCGACCACCCGTATCGGCAACCGCGTTGCCGACATCGCTAAGCTTCGTCCGGTTCAGCCGGTAACGCTCGTCCGCCCGCACGCCGCATCGCGTGCGGCCCGGTTCTTCGCCGAGAAGTTCCCGGGTCGTTCGATGTATGCCGTGAAGGCCAATCCCTCGCCGGATCTGATCCAGATCCTGTGGGAGAGCGGAATTACGCATTTCGACGTAGCATCGATCGCCGAGGTTCGCCTCGTCGCCGGTGTCGCGCCGGAAGCAACCCTGTGCTTCATGCACCCGGTAAAGGCTGAGGAAGCCATCGCCGAGGCGTATTTCGAGCACGGCGTTCGCGTATTCAGCCTGGACAGCATGGAAGAGCTGGACAAGATCGTACGCGCCACCAAGGGCGCCACCGATCTCACGCTGTGCGTACGCCTCCGCGTCTCGTCGGATCACTCGAAGCTGAGCCTCGCGTCGAAGTTCGGCGTGGGTCCGGGCGAGAGCAAGGACCTGCTGATCGCGGTTCGCCAGGTGGCGGATGCTCTGGGCATCTGCTTCCATGTCGGCAGCCAGGCGATGTCGCCGGAAGCCTATGCCAATGCGATGGAGCGCGCCCGCGCCGCCATCGTCGAGGCGGGCGTCACGGTCGATGTCGTCGATGTCGGCGGCGGGTTCCCGTCGAGCTATCCCGGCATGGAGCCGCCGCCGCTCGAGCGCTATTTCGCGACGATCCACCGCGCCTTCGAAAGCCTGCCGATTTCCTATTCGGCAGAGCTGTGGGCCGAGCCGGGCCGTGCGCTGTGCGCCGAATACAGCTCGCTGATCGTGCGCGTCGAGCGTCGTCGCGGCGATGAGCTGTACATCAACGACGGCGCGTACGGCGCGCTGTTCGATGCGGCGCATATCGGCTGGCGCTTCCCGGTCCGCCTCCTCCGCGAGCCGGATTCGAACGCCAAGGACATGGGCTTCAGCTTCTACGGCCCCACCTGCGACGACATGGATCGCATGGCGGGCCCGTTCGAGCTGCCGGCCGACATCCAGGCGGGCGACTATATCGAGATCGGCATGCTCGGCGCGTACGGCGCGGCGATGCGCACCGGCTTCAACGGCTTCACCGCCGGCGACACGGTGATCGTCGACGACGAGCCGATGGTCTCGCTCTACACCGGCGAAGACGAGGCGGCTGCCGCCGCGCCGTCGAACGTCGTCAAGCTGTAATCAGCACGTCTTATCCGACCTCGCTCCCCTCCCGCTTGCGGGAGGGGTCGGGGGAGGGCATGGCGTGTTCCTGATCGGGAGCGGCTGAACGGCCCCTCCCCTGACCCCTCCCGCAAGCGGAAGGGGCTTTATGGGTTTCCGCGTCCCCTTTGAATGACGGCGGCCATGTGAAAATGGGAGTTCCCATGACCGACAGCCTCACCAAGACCGCGGCGGCCAACGCCCCGATCAACGACACCCGCAAGGCCGAGCTGCTTTCCAAGCAGGTCAAGCACATCGACATCAAGAGCTTCGACGCGCGCCCGATCGTCGATGCGATGAGCGACATGAGCTTCACCAGCCGCGACCTCGGCCGCGCGACCAAGATCTACAACGAGATGCTGGCCGACAAGGACTGCACGGTCTGCCTCGTGATCGCGGGCTCGACCTCGGCCGGCGGCTGCATGGACCTCTATGCGGATCTGGTGCGCAACAACATGGTCGACGTGATCGTCGCCACCGGCGCGACCATCGTCGACATGGATTTCTTCGAGGGCCTGGGCCACAAGCACTACCAGGCGCTCGAGATCCCCGACGACGACACGCTGCGCTCGCTCTATATCGACCGCATCTACGACACGTACATCGACGAGGAGCAGCTCCAGGACTGCGACTTCACGATCAACAAGATCGCGAACGAGCTTGAGCCGCGCGCCTACTCGAGCCGCGCCTTCATCCGCGAGATGGGCAAGTACCTGTCGGAGCACGGCAAGAAGGAAAACAGCCTCGTCAAGCTCGCCTATGAGCATGACGTGCCGATCTTCTGCCCGGCGTTCGTCGACAGCTCGGCCGGCTTCGGCCTCGTCAAGCACCAGGTCGACCAGATGAAGGCCGGCAAGCCCTATCTGATGATCGATGCGGTCGCGGACTTCCGCGAGCTGACCGAGATCAAGATCCAGGCGGGCACCACCGGCCTGCTGATGATCGGCGGCGGCGTGCCGAAGAACTTCATCCAGGACACCGTCGTCTGCGCCGAAATCCTCGGCCACGAAGACGTGGAAGTGCACAAGTATGCGGTGCAGATCACCGTCGCCGACGTGCGTGACGGCGCCTGCTCGTCCTCGACGCTGCAGGAAGCCGCCAGCTGGGGCAAGGTGAACACCGGCATCGAGCAGATGGTGTTCGCGGAAGCCGGTTCGGTGATGCCGCTGCTCGCCAGCGACGCCTACCACCGCGGCTACTGGAAGGACCGCGCCAAGCGCGGCTGGGCGAAGCTGTTCGCCTGAGCCTTTCGGGACCGACAAACGAAACGGCCGGGGAGCGATCCCCGGCCGTTTTGCTGTCAGATCCTCCCCGGCACGGGGAGGATCTTGAGGTCACCCCTCCACCGCCTCCCGCGCCGCCTTTGCCATCGCGGTGAGCTGCGCCAGCGTCGCATCGAACCGCCCCTCGCGCTCGGCATCGCGGAGGAACTTCACCCGCTCGACCAGCACTTCCTTCGGCGTCGGCGTCTGCCCGAACAGCGCCAGCACCTCGTCGGCGAATTCGTCGAGCGGCTGGTAGCCCGGGCGCAGGCTCTGCCCCGGCGTGAGCTCGGTCTGCACCGCGGGCGGGGCCAGCTCGATCACCTCGACCTTGCCCTCCAGCACCGCGCGCAGCGACACGGTGTAGCTGTGCATCGCGGCCTTGGTGGCGTTGTAGGTCGGCGTCGTCACCAGCGGCACGAAGGCGAGACCCGAGGTCACGTTGACGATGGCCGCGTCGGGCATCGCCGCCAGATGCTCGACCAGCGCGTCGATCAGCCGGATGGGACCAAGCAGGTTGGTGGTGATCGTCGCCTCGGCATCGGCGAGGTCGCGCTTGGTATCCAGCGCCTCGAACCGCATGATCCCGGCATTGTTGATCAGCACGTTGAGCCCCGGATGCGCCGCGAGCAGCCGCGCGGCAAAGTCCGCCACGCCGTCCGCACTTTCCACGTCGAGCGTCAGCGCATGCATGTCGGCGCGGCCTTCGCACGCCGCCTGCAGCGCCTCGAGCCGCCTTCCGGCGACGATGACGGTGTTGCCGGCGTCATGGAAGCGATGCGCGAGCGCCTCGCCGATCCCCGAGCCGCCGCCGGTGATCAGAATAGTATTGCCGCTGGTCTTCATCATACCCTCCATTGCTGGTTGCCGGCCGGGATGTACGCCGATAGGCTCCGAACGAAAGAAGGCACCCAAAAGATTTATACGCACCAAAAAGAGAGTGACTCCATGTCGTCCCCTGCGCCCGCTCCTGAAACCCGCAGCCACGAGATGGATCCGCGCGTCGAGGCGCTCGTCACCGAGGTGATCGGACGCGTGGCCGACAAATGGACGATGCTGATCCTGGAACTGCTCGCCGAACAGGGCGAGATGCGCTTCACCCGCATCGGCAAGGCGGTGCCCGGCATCAGCCAGAAGATGCTGACCCAGACGCTGCGCCAGATGGAGCGCGACGGGCTGGTGGTCCGCACCGTGCATCCGGTGATCCCGCCCCGCGTCGAGTATCGGCTGACCGATCTGGGCGAGAGCCTGGGAGAGGCGTTTTGCGGCGTCTGGCTGTGGGCGGCGGCGAATCTCGAGCGGATCGAGGCCGCCCGCACCGCCTTTGACACACGTAGCGGCGGCTGAGCGGCGCGCGCCTGTTGCGCACGCCAGTTCCGGCGCGGTCAAACAGTAATGCTAATCATTCTCAGCAAAAA
Protein-coding regions in this window:
- a CDS encoding threonine/serine dehydratase, producing the protein MTILRQPTRAGVRDAAAKVAAILPPTPLLVQEVRGVAVAFKAESLQPIGAFKIRGAWHRLTALDERVRGQGVVAFSSGNHAQGVAWAAKRLGIPAVIVMPSDAPRVKLEATLALGAEVVRYDRATESREKIAEQLAHARGAALVPSFDDPWIIEGQGSAGIEAARQMADAGLEPPRRVLVPCGGGGLSAGVALALPEAEIVPVEPEGWDDMRRSLEAGWIEPVGPNPPVTACDSLQTPRVSPLTFDVLSRRGATGVAVSEMEIRAAQRWAAAKLRLVVEPGGAAGIAALLAGRVPAEPGTLVIVSGGNVDQEDYARTIGGRE
- a CDS encoding 2Fe-2S iron-sulfur cluster-binding protein, whose translation is MIRVRFEAPGGGAVQEVQAPPGARLLEVAQNAGQPLEGTCEGQMACSTCHVIVSPADFDRLPRASEDEEDMLDLAMGAVRTSRLACQILLTDALDGLTVRLPSAHRDMQGR
- a CDS encoding alpha/beta fold hydrolase, with the protein product MRAIGWVMAGLFLAGPPVLARQQMEPPAPSAPASKRDLAYGALPAQTLDYFPPTVRVGAPPPLIVFVHGGGWQHGSKDNATGSAKIQHFTGKGYAFATINYRLVPGATVEQQAQDVATALAWLVARAKELGFDPDRMVLMGHSAGAHLAALVGTDPRYMHGQDLMLDQLRGVVLLDGAAYDVPAQMAEAGRFMRPIYTRAFGSDPARQRALSPIAHTAGPNVLSFLILHVERDDGTRQSEALAAALRAEGSKVEVRGLEGRGLRGHVAMNRQLGEADYPGTAIVDRWLSATFAPR
- a CDS encoding cysteine desulfurase family protein; this translates as MAARLYLDHAATTPMLPEALAAVMEGVTRWANPSSPHGDGRAARAALEDARRRIAASYGWAHELLLTSGASESLAIAMGRSVVDRRLITAVEHDAVLRLGEGAPVLPVTSGGIVRLDALAAALDGQGRTLVCVQWANSETGVRQPIAAIAELVHGAGGLLLVDAAQMPAHADAEVLRHADLVAVSAHKRGGPPGIGALLVRDLGVLLPTGGQEKGYRAGTENLPGALGYAAAVAVPEDLAEMARLRARLEATIVADGGAVVGAESPRSPLIGAYRMPGVSSAAQLIRFDLAGVAVSAGSACSSGSMRPSHVLTAMGWGEPALREVVRVSFGRSTTDADVDRFAELWRATFADARARAA
- a CDS encoding SDR family oxidoreductase — protein: MKTSGNTILITGGGSGIGEALAHRFHDAGNTVIVAGRRLEALQAACEGRADMHALTLDVESADGVADFAARLLAAHPGLNVLINNAGIMRFEALDTKRDLADAEATITTNLLGPIRLIDALVEHLAAMPDAAIVNVTSGLAFVPLVTTPTYNATKAAMHSYTVSLRAVLEGKVEVIELAPPAVQTELTPGQSLRPGYQPLDEFADEVLALFGQTPTPKEVLVERVKFLRDAEREGRFDATLAQLTAMAKAAREAVEG
- a CDS encoding winged helix-turn-helix transcriptional regulator, which translates into the protein MSSPAPAPETRSHEMDPRVEALVTEVIGRVADKWTMLILELLAEQGEMRFTRIGKAVPGISQKMLTQTLRQMERDGLVVRTVHPVIPPRVEYRLTDLGESLGEAFCGVWLWAAANLERIEAARTAFDTRSGG
- a CDS encoding 1,9-bis(guanidino)-5-aza-nonane synthase, encoding MTDSLTKTAAANAPINDTRKAELLSKQVKHIDIKSFDARPIVDAMSDMSFTSRDLGRATKIYNEMLADKDCTVCLVIAGSTSAGGCMDLYADLVRNNMVDVIVATGATIVDMDFFEGLGHKHYQALEIPDDDTLRSLYIDRIYDTYIDEEQLQDCDFTINKIANELEPRAYSSRAFIREMGKYLSEHGKKENSLVKLAYEHDVPIFCPAFVDSSAGFGLVKHQVDQMKAGKPYLMIDAVADFRELTEIKIQAGTTGLLMIGGGVPKNFIQDTVVCAEILGHEDVEVHKYAVQITVADVRDGACSSSTLQEAASWGKVNTGIEQMVFAEAGSVMPLLASDAYHRGYWKDRAKRGWAKLFA
- a CDS encoding cysteine desulfurase family protein, whose amino-acid sequence is MIYLDYQATTPLAPQALAAMLPWLESQHANPHSPHAPGRAAKAAVEIARSQVGALLPAGGQVAFTSGATEALNWAIKGTSGGIVTLATEHAAVLDTAAATGRPVTLLPVGPDGLVDLEVARAAIVPGTGLVAAMLVNNEIGVIQPIAELAALAHAAGALFLCDAVQGYGRLPIPATCDLVAISAHKIHGPKGIGALWVRDGVPLAPLLHGGGQEAPGRSGTLSPALCAGFGAAAKVAAMRSEEDAAHVRRLWASATGRLGQGWILNGSPVHRYCGNLNLRREGLDVARLMADLRDIAFSAGSACASGSGRPSHVLRALGLSDAQSRSSIRIGFGRMTTEEELMTALDRICAAADAQRVAA
- a CDS encoding type III PLP-dependent enzyme; the encoded protein is MHKHHRALGLATTRIGNRVADIAKLRPVQPVTLVRPHAASRAARFFAEKFPGRSMYAVKANPSPDLIQILWESGITHFDVASIAEVRLVAGVAPEATLCFMHPVKAEEAIAEAYFEHGVRVFSLDSMEELDKIVRATKGATDLTLCVRLRVSSDHSKLSLASKFGVGPGESKDLLIAVRQVADALGICFHVGSQAMSPEAYANAMERARAAIVEAGVTVDVVDVGGGFPSSYPGMEPPPLERYFATIHRAFESLPISYSAELWAEPGRALCAEYSSLIVRVERRRGDELYINDGAYGALFDAAHIGWRFPVRLLREPDSNAKDMGFSFYGPTCDDMDRMAGPFELPADIQAGDYIEIGMLGAYGAAMRTGFNGFTAGDTVIVDDEPMVSLYTGEDEAAAAAPSNVVKL
- a CDS encoding alpha/beta hydrolase, yielding MPEVIFPGPEGRLEGRFAPAPRPRAPVAMILHPHPNAGGTMNNRIVQDLYKTFQRRGFATLRFNFRGVGKSQGTFDNGIGELSDAASALDWVQSFHPEASSTWVAGFGFGAWIGMQLLMRRPEIRGFISVAPPANMFDFTFLAPCPSSGIIIQGEQDEVVTPGAVQKLVDKLRTQKHITIHHDTIPGANHFFEHEMEQLMGSVDRYLDMRLDPNCPIR